The Alosa sapidissima isolate fAloSap1 chromosome 6, fAloSap1.pri, whole genome shotgun sequence genome window below encodes:
- the emilin1a gene encoding EMILIN-1a, translating to MAVVVYLLLAFAFPGCMSAGGYGPRYGQLADYGQLRSVAQNGLRAASRHRNWCAYVVTKTISCVMEDGVETYVKPDYQRCAYGQCSRVVAYRTYRRPKYKVAYRMATEMEWKCCHGYSGDDCSEGPSGGTEVQTGGGGTHPSQTGHGTEGGQQGGEGRGDSDKMRQLEEKIESLTKDLYNLQSTMHGMSERLHEESRRGGQSGGRNPADAAQPLIKETIHSIQAKLDHLDNMTRVHDRTLTDINNHLVNGNGGGNELDSGSDRYSTLKEEILRELEERVALSCSACHAGVDELRRQQQEDRERIRALEKLVSSMDQHYRQSLDIIRQQVMRSQGCCDSLDDLERRLDGVERKVSSTSESYDILRTRFDKELNRTNGNGGRGSKVTEDKLNTRLRDLERRINGTVKKAEQKCSQTENNLRNSLQKELGNTRNIYNSRLDEHHSRIGRVEADVRYLQDTVYDHSGRLNHLDNITSIMTSKLTSAVSLCTESCGPQGRGRQTEDSVKTLQWRVIANEKDIKTFDTRLKDLSMSGDSLMDRVKDLSRDVNRIKTLTGDNGEHFNRIVNEVEDLARSMEDCSVCSSVQRDLQAFKNATNNALVRWQGEVTSLRNRVDNDESTCSQVCSNLQEEVGKLKEDVEKCRGQCRTAITDLNARKTDMDGHHVVTGNLGKDLRSIQGEISGFIQTFSSINDTLKGLGRTVHKHDGTITDLGNTKNQIVTEINRLQEDLDDHIEDSKVRFDNLGDNIKRFGSNLVVEMEDCRRSKEGLDKRITKMEDMCGRLDVVSDSIQKIKDGLNKHVSGLWECVNGLNATVISHGDTIDIHSVDLENIHDQIHGLNSSILRILDDVQDFTHQDFVGPPGPPGLQGERGYQGLPGQRGLPGREGPQGKQGLKGPMGPPGLRGEEGPPGQDAHVPRLSFSAALTRPQTTSGTIIFDKTLVNEGRAYNPRSGMFTAPVKGRYFFSAILTGHKNVKIEAVLSKSNFGIARGDSAGYQPEGLEKPMAETRLIPGSLVVFNIILPLEAGDTVCIDLVTGKLAHSVEPLTIFSGVLLYEEKDI from the exons ATGGCAGTTGTGGTGTACCTGCTGCTGGCTTTCGCTTTTCCTGGATGTATGTCTGCGGGTGGATACGGTCCCAGATACGGTCAGCTGGCAGACTATGGTCAGCTCAGGTCCGTGGCTCAGAATGGACTACGCGCAGCCAGCAGGCACAG GAACTGGTGTGCCTACGTTGTGACGAAGACCATCAGCTGTGTGATGGAGGATGGCGTGGAGACCTACGTGAAGCCGGACTACCAGCGCTGTGCTTATGGCCAGTGCTCCCGCGTGGTGGC ATACCGGACGTACCGAAGGCCAAAATACAAGGTGGCCTACAGGATGGCGACAGAAATGGAATGGAAGTGTTGTCATGGATACTCTGGTGATGATTGCAGCGAGGGCCCCAGTGGAGGGACGGAGGTccagactggggggggggggacgcatCCTTCCCAGACGGGCCATGGGACAGAAGGTGGACAGCAAGGGGGAGAAG GGAGAGGAGACAGTGACAAAATGAGACAGCTCGAGGAGAAGATTGAGAGTTTGACCAAGGACCTCTACAACCTGCAGTCCACTATGCACGGCATGAGCGAGCGACTGCACGAGGAGTCCCGTCGCGGAGGGCAGAGCGGTGGCAGGAACCCCGCCGATGCAGCCCAGCCTCTCATCAAGGAGACCATCCACAGCATCCAGGCCAAGCTGGACCATCTGGACAACATGACCCGCGTCCACGACCGCACCCTCACAGACATCAACAACCACCTGGTCAACGGCAACGGGGGCGGCAACGAGCTGGACAGCGGCAGCGATCGCTACAGCACGCTGAAGGAGGAGATCCTGCGGGAGCTGGAGGAGCGGGTGGCCCTGTCGTGCTCGGCGTGCCACGCCGGCGTGGACGAGCTCAggcggcagcagcaggaggaccGCGAGCGGATCCGGGCGCTGGAGAAGCTCGTGAGCTCCATGGACCAGCACTACCGGCAGTCACTGGACATCATCCGGCAGCAGGTGATGCGCTCCCAGGGCTGCTGCGACTCTCTGGACGATCTGGAGCGCAGGCTGGACGGCGTGGAGCGGAAGGTGAGCTCGACGTCGGAGTCCTACGACATTCTCCGCACCCGGTTCGACAAAGAGCTGAACAGGACGAATGGAAATGGTGGGAGAGGTTCAAAGGTCACGGAGGACAAGCTGAACACTCGGCTGAGGGACCTGGAGCGGCGGATTAACGGAACAGTGAAAAAGGCCGAGCAGAAGTGCTCCCAGACGGAGAACAATCTGAGGAACTCTCTTCAGAAAGAACTCGGGAACACCAGGAACATTTACAACAGCCGTCTGGATGAGCACCATTCCAGAATAGGTAGGGTGGAGGCAGACGTGCGGTATTTGCAGGACACCGTTTATGACCACAGTGGACGCTTGAACCACCTGGATAACATAACATCCATCATGACCAGCAAACTAACGTCAGCGGTCAGCTTGTGCACGGAATCCTGTGGTCCACAGGGCAGAGGCCGCCAGACGGAAGATAGCGTAAAGACCCTGCAGTGGAGGGTCATTGCCAACGAGAAGGACATCAAGACGTTCGACACTCGACTTAAGGATCTCTCCATGTCCGGGGATTCGCTCATGGACCGCGTCAAGGACCTCAGCCGTGATGTGAATCGCATCAAAACCCTGACCGGGGACAACGGCGAACACTTCAACAGGATTGTGAACGAGGTGGAGGACCTGGCGCGCAGCATGGAGGACTGCAGTGTCTGCAGCTCGGTGCAGAGGGACCTGCAAGCCTTCAAGAACGCCACCAATAACGCCCTGGTGAGGTGGCAGGGTGAGGTCACCAGTCTGAGGAATAGAGTGGACAATGATGAGAGCACCTGCTCTCAGGTGTGCTCCAACCTGCAGGAGGAAGTGGGGAAGCTGAAAGAGGACGTGGAGAAGTGTCGCGGACAGTGCCGTACGGCCATCACTGACCTCAACGCCCGTAAAACGGACATGGACGGACATCACGTCGTCACTGGAAATCTAGGCAAGGACCTCAGGTCCATTCAAGGAGAAATTTCTGGATTCATCCAGACTTTTAGCTCCATCAATGACACACTGAAAGGGCTCGGCCGCACTGTCCACAAGCATGATGGTACCATCACTGACCTGGGCAACACCAAGAACCAGATCGTCACAGAGATTAACAGGTTGCAGGAGGACCTGGACGATCACATTGAGGACAGCAAGGTGCGTTTCGACAATTTGGGCGATAATATTAAGCGCTTTGGCAGCAACCTGGTTGTGGAAATGGAGGACTGTCGACGCTCCAAGGAAGGACTGGACAAGAGGATCACCAAAATGGAGGACATGTGCGGCCGCCTGGACGTGGTCTCGGACAGCATACAGAAGATCAAGGATGGGCTGAACAAACATGTCTCGGGGTTGTGGGAGTGTGTCAATGGGCTCAACGCCACTGTGATCTCCCATGGCGACACCATCGACATTCACAGCGTAGACCTGGAGAACATCCATGACCAGATCCATGGCCTCAACTCCTCCATACTCCGTATCCTTGACGACGTCCAGGACTTCACCCATCAGGACTTTGTTG GACCCCCTGGACCTCCAGGCctgcagggggagagagggtaCCAGGGCCTCCCTGGGCAGAGAGGTCTTCCGGGACGTGAGGGACCTCAGGGCAAACAAGGCCTAAAAGGGCCGATGGGACCACCAG GCCTGAGGGGAGAGGAAG GTCCACCTGGACAGGATGCACATGTGCCCAGGCTGTCTTTCTCTGCTGCCCTCACGCGACCTCAGACTACTTCTGGCACCATCATTTTCGATAAGACTCTGGTCAATGAGGGACGAGCATATAACCCAAGAAGTG GTATGTTCACAGCACCTGTGAAGGGCAGGTACTTCTTCAGCGCCATCCTGACGGGTCACAAGAATGTGAAGATCGAGGCTGTGCTCtccaagtccaactttggcatCGCCCGTGGCGACTCGGCGGGCTACCAGCCTGAGGGCCTGGAGAAGCCAATGGCCGAGACGCGCCTCATTCCCGGGTCGTTGGTGGTCTTCAACATCATCCTGCCCCTGGAGGCCGGTGACACCGTCTGCATTGACCTGGTCACCGGCAAACTGGCCCACTCTGTGGAGCCTCTCACTATCTTCAGTGGAGTTCTGCTGTACGAGGAGAAAGACATCTGA